One Desulfobaccales bacterium genomic window carries:
- the mtnP gene encoding S-methyl-5'-thioadenosine phosphorylase — MPQAKIGVIGGTGLYQIEGMTDIEEVKVKTPFGDPSDSIITGALEGTRIAFLPRHGRGHRITPTELPSRANIYALKSLGVERIIAVNSCGSFKEELKPRDLVIPDQIIDRTRGRLNTFFGHGIVAHIPFAEPFCPALSQILYQAAQEAGAKVHRGGTFIAMEGPQFSTKAESRLYKSWGADIIGMTVLPEAKLAREAEICYAVVACVTDYDSWHEALEPVKIEEILSILAQNIGRAKAIIKTAAAHIPAKRNCECAGALATAIITTPEMIPNQTRKNLELLIGKYLK, encoded by the coding sequence ATGCCGCAGGCTAAAATCGGAGTCATCGGAGGGACTGGCCTTTACCAGATAGAAGGGATGACCGATATCGAAGAGGTCAAGGTCAAAACCCCTTTTGGCGATCCCAGCGATTCAATCATCACCGGCGCGCTGGAAGGTACGCGAATCGCCTTTCTACCACGGCATGGCCGAGGTCATCGCATCACACCCACTGAACTGCCCTCGCGGGCCAATATCTACGCGCTGAAATCGCTGGGTGTGGAGCGGATCATCGCCGTTAATTCCTGCGGCAGCTTCAAAGAAGAACTGAAGCCGCGCGATCTGGTAATCCCGGATCAGATCATCGACCGCACCCGTGGGAGACTGAACACTTTCTTTGGACATGGCATCGTGGCCCATATTCCCTTTGCCGAGCCCTTCTGCCCGGCTCTGAGTCAGATTCTATATCAGGCAGCCCAGGAGGCCGGGGCAAAGGTTCACAGAGGTGGCACCTTTATCGCCATGGAAGGCCCGCAGTTTTCCACCAAGGCAGAGTCCCGCCTCTACAAATCGTGGGGGGCTGATATCATCGGGATGACGGTGCTGCCGGAGGCCAAACTTGCCCGCGAAGCGGAAATTTGCTATGCCGTGGTCGCTTGCGTCACCGATTACGACTCCTGGCACGAAGCACTTGAGCCGGTCAAAATCGAGGAGATTCTGAGTATACTGGCGCAAAACATCGGGAGGGCCAAAGCCATCATCAAGACTGCCGCCGCTCATATTCCCGCAAAAAGAAATTGTGAATGCGCCGGCGCACTCGCGACTGCCATCATCACAACGCCGGAGATGATTCCAAATCAAACCAGGAAGAACCTGGAACTGCTGATCGGGAAGTATCTGAAATAA